The Entelurus aequoreus isolate RoL-2023_Sb linkage group LG03, RoL_Eaeq_v1.1, whole genome shotgun sequence genome contains the following window.
AGTTTTTTATTACAATAGGGATTTGTCGCGGCtacaaccaattattcatgtgtatatatagatgggaaactctgcttcactatacaaacttataAGTTTGTGAACTATGTTCAAGAGCCAGTTAAGtatgtaaatcgaggttccactgtacttgaaATGGGTCTTCACTATCAGATATATGAATTTAGTCTGTACCCATCAGGAACTGCCAGGTCTACCCTCTCTTCGCCCTATGGACGGCCCACTGGTTCCCACCTTAGCAGATATTGCCTGGATTGTTGCAGATGAAGAGGAGACGTATGCCAGAGTGCGGTGAGGACACCGTCCACCCTCAAATTGTAGCACAAGCTAGTCTTTCTCCACTTTGTAGTATGAAAGATTGTGTTTGATCACACTTGTCTTTCCAGGAGTGACGCTCGACCCCTTAAGCACGAATGGAGGCCCACGCCTCTCCTGGTGCTCCACAGGAACTCATCCGTACCCAACTTCCGGCGTGAGGGAAAGCGAGTGGAAGGGCTGAAGAAGCCCGGGGTGACGGCGCTCAACCGCACCACCGCCCTGCAGGATGAGCTAGGCAGGCTCCGAGCACAAATTGCAAAGATTGTGGCCGGTGATACTGGTATGTCCTAATGCCTTGGATTGTGGATAGCGGGCAAAGGTTTGCTTTTTCTCCGGTTTTAAGACTCTTTATTACCAAGATGTCTTCTTGTAGGGGTACACGACACCGATAATccgataacattaaaaaaaaaagccctgataaccgataaaaaaataaaaaatgcgtaaatgagGCGAGATGAACCATACCTTGCGGTAGGTGGGTTACGGTGTACATATTAAAGCGTTCCTACCTTGTAGGAAGTTGCAAGCTGCCCCTAATATCACCGGACCTCActgtgtaaacaaacatggcgttggTCGTGCGGGTCTTCTCTAGATGAAGACTTCCTGTCCGAACCAAGGGCCCTGCAAACACTTAGCTAAGACAATGCAGACTAATCCACCTGCAACAAGTGCTCAGTGGTAAAATTGTACAAGTTAAcattcttgtaagtaatgtagcgtCCTGACAGAAGCAtacagtctgatgctcttttttaaaatttttattacgGACATTAACACGCGGTAATCATTGCACTATTAGCACCACAGCGCTAGCCTAGCCAGtagaaacaaaaacacacaatttcCTCATGAGGTTGCTTGCATTGAAGAACACCCCGAATTttgagcatcaaacattacaactaaagttgtttttttgcacattctcgatgttctgtattgctgcaataTGTATGTCAATTGTGTTGTAGATTTTATTTTTGAATGTAGTACTTACGTTATTTAATTTATATCACTGAATAAGTTAAATACTAGTCTTTACcttgaatgtcacaaaattccataaaaataaattgtgtgcATCCCTATTGTATTGGTGTCTGTGTGGGTCAGTGGCTGAAGATGAACTACACCTCAATTGGGCTTTGGCTTGTTTGCATGCACATATTAATGTGGTGCCCGGTACATTTTATTCGGTACGCCAGCATTAATCCAATAAAACCATGTGCTGAAgctgctttaaaaaaagaaagcatTGAATAATAATGATTTAATAACATGGTTATTAGTGTGGTTGAAGTCCCAAGAGATAGATGAGACAGAGCAACATATCACAGACATCTCTTAGTACCACAGAATACAGTTACTAAATAAATACCTCTCTCAAAATTGAGGATTATTATCTTTATCTACAGCGTTTGTATTGGCTCTTATTATAATGTGcaagtgtacttaatgtagtGCAAACCAGCAGTTGATGGTTCTATTCTTTTTTAAATTCCAGGCTCCAACCCCTTAACCCCGGACCTTCTTTCTCCCGACGACACCACCATGAGCTTCTCTATGGCGCCCTTCGAGACCGCCCCTTATCAACAGGCCACTACGGCAGCCGCCTCCTTTGTCATCAGCGATgtcaccgaagaagaagaagaggaggaggatgatgaagaAGAAGACAATGACAAGGACATGGTATCCGTGGTGTCCGAGCTGGTCCCCGACCCAATGCCGCCGGTCTCAATGACGGCGTCGGCGACTTTCGGCCTGGACAGGCCCAGCATGGACTACCGCGAGGCGGAGGAGGACACGGTGTCACTGTCCAAGTCCACCAGCTTTGCAGATGTTATGGACATCCTGAAGGACATGAACCGCATGAAGATGAGCAAAGACAGGTACTGACCTTTTAGTTAATTTACACCTCTAATAAAGTACCTtaagcatttttttaattatagaaATAGGATAAATTTGTCAAACTGTCACCATCATAAAAACTTCATTAACTGCAGAGGCAGTTTATTTAAAGTCACtttaacattcttaactgtcaCAAGTGTAAACAATAAGTTAACCACCATGTAGGTAACAATACTGTATAAAACAAACACCTTTTGATGACCTCTAACATATAAACAATTAAAATGCACAAGTGTTAGGCTCCAGCTTACCTGTGACCCCAATAAAGTAATCAATTTGCATAGTTGGTCATGACTAGGGATATAGcgatatgaaaatttcatatgATGGTTATTGTAACAAATTATCACGGTTGttattattatcacggtattgtgaatgtgctcaaaaagtactttgacacacactgaaatattttacccaaatttatttaaaaatttgataaAATAAGAAGACACACACTAAAACTTTCTTGGCTGAAgatatattaaatattgttttgtcTTCTTAAGAGCCATACTATTTTCATTTGAGTCTatcaatatgtttatcttcttcggttgtatttgtaaaagttttagtgatatatatttttttaatgataaaaaataaaggGGTGTTGGGGCACTTCACTTccagtttatgtgacgtcacgcgagttcacttcctgttgtcgttATTCCTTCAAGTATATATCGATCACTTTTtggtaagagagcacagcttgtagtttCAATGAGCACAATTCaacagcttagttgctcagacatcaatgtgtttatatacgtttggattggggtatgtcgtttcttaatagggaaagacgataatgtctcctgtattcatgttagcatttaagctagctggcGAGCTCGCACAAGCTTGCTTCTCCAGTAATTGAGCAGTGTCAACAGTCCGTGAGTTCATCAGTGTGGTTATCAATCCCGGTTTTACGATCATTTTAAATCAAAACAGTAATATTAATTGTCGGGAGTTTTGCCGCTGTTTATCATTAAACCATTTATCGTTCCTCCTTAGCTATGAAGTATGTGCATGTAATTGCAAAGGATATTGTATGATAGTCAAAAAGGGACTCCAAAAAATAACATGAAAATCAAACAAAATATGTTTAGAACCACAAATCAACTttcttcttttgcttgtttttttttctacaccAGAAAATGTCACTAAGTTTGTTGctcgatgcttttaaaaaaataagtatctGGGTCTGAATACTCACTACAAATGGCAACCAAAtcactaagttggcaacactgatccccTCCTGCTATGTCTTATTGTTTGGCAGACCAGGCGTGTGTGTTAAAAAGCGGAGATACAATGCAAACGTAATCTAATGTAGGAAGTTGTAACAACAAGCTAAAGTCACAGACATTATAATGTGTTTTTGAGCGAAGGTGAACATGtagccaccacaaataaatgaatgtattaaTGAGTTTATTTTCATGTCAGCCattttgtactgagcagccaggaccaGGATGTGTGCAAGTTTTTCAAGTTGCAATAAGTTCCATTTGCTGTCCTGCGGTTATCATTAGGGGTgccccaatacaactttttcacttccgatacaatactgATATTAATCCCatatgatatcagcacaaatcctagtacatacttgtattactttgtagtgtggaatggtagaaaaggtttgatcaagtgaatttACTCAGACAGATTAATGCTTTTGAAGTAGAGTGGTAATTAGTTTTTGGTCACGCCTAGTGTTTGCAATAATTTATTAAGTAATGCTAaacgcagtaaattgaatgatgcggacacgattGTTACTGATACTTTCTAACACACTTCTGCCCTGAAGATTGTATCTGCAAGAAATATGCAACTACAAGTATTTGAAACTTGCTTACATTGAGAAAGACTGTTTTGGACAGAAATACTGTTTAATAAttacacttattacgtat
Protein-coding sequences here:
- the mtfr1l gene encoding mitochondrial fission regulator 1-like; this translates as METDTEVIPIWQNKPHGSTRSVVRRIGSTLPLRPPQRACFQELPGLPSLRPMDGPLVPTLADIAWIVADEEETYARVRSDARPLKHEWRPTPLLVLHRNSSVPNFRREGKRVEGLKKPGVTALNRTTALQDELGRLRAQIAKIVAGDTGSNPLTPDLLSPDDTTMSFSMAPFETAPYQQATTAAASFVISDVTEEEEEEEDDEEEDNDKDMVSVVSELVPDPMPPVSMTASATFGLDRPSMDYREAEEDTVSLSKSTSFADVMDILKDMNRMKMSKDRYNRGCTSLREEDSASLISEALRKKFVLKEEDTLSMKRK